From the genome of Luteibacter rhizovicinus DSM 16549:
TAAAGCGTCAACAACTGGCTGACTACCAGACCACCACCCATGGCGATACCGAGCGGCGCATGCATTTCCGAGCCGTTGCCCCGGGAGATCGCCAGGGGCACCGCCGCCACCATGACCGCCAGCGAGGTCATCAGGATCGGGCGGAAACGCAGGCGGCATGCCTCCTGGATCGCCTCGGCCGGCGTCATGCCGGAGCCGCGCTGCGCGGCGAGCGCAAAGTCCACCATCATGATCGCGTTCTTCATCACGATGCCGATGAGGGCGAAAATACCGATCAATGCAATGACGTCCAGATCGGTCCGGAAAACGATGAGCGCGAACACGGCGCCGACGGCCGCCGAAGGCAGGGTCGAAAGAATCGTGAGCGGATGGAAACAGCTCTCGTAGAGGATGCCCAGGACGATGAACAGCGTGAGGAAGGCGCCGAGGATCAGTGCCGGCTCACTCGACGCCACCTGTCGGGCGGCGCCCGCGGAACCCGCGAAGGTGCTGCGTACCGAGGTCGGCATGGCCGTACGATCCACGGCGCGCTGAATGGCCTGGGTGGCCTGCGACAGCGAGACACCCGGTGCCCTGTCGAACGAAATCGTTGCCGACAGGGACTGCCCGTAATGGGAGATGCCGAGCGGTGTGTTGAACTGGCGTACATGGCCCAGCATCAGCAAGGGGACGTCGCCTCTGCCCGCACCCGGCACCTGGATCAGGTTGAACGCTTCCGGCGATTGCGCCTGCTCGGGGGCCACGCCCATCAACACGGGGATCTGGTCCGACGGTGAGAAGATGGTCGCCGCGCGCCGGCCGGCGAAGGCATCGCGCAGCACGCCATCGACGCGGGCGTAGCTGATGCCATATTGGGCGGCGGTATCCCGATCCACGTCCAGCGAGGTCGCCAGCGCCGTGCCGCCGTTGTCGCTGTGCACGTTGCTGATCTGCGGAATCGTGGTCATGGCCTGGGCGATGCGCGGCGCCCATGTACGCAGCAGTTCCGGTGAATCCGCCTGGATCGTGTATTCGTTCGAGGCCCGGCTGCGGCGTCCGCCGACGCGAATGTTCTGGACCGAGGTCACGGTGAACGTGCCGCCCGACAAACGGGCGAGCTTGGCGTTCAGTCGCGCGGCCACCTCGTCGGCGCTGGCGTCGCGCTTCGAAAGCGGCTTCAGGGTGGCGAACAGGGAACCCGAATCGTGCTCGGCATAGCCAGCGACGCTCTGAATGGCAGGATCGGCGCGCACCACATCGAGGAACACGGCGAGCTTCGCCTTGGCCACCGGGAAGGAGGCGCTGCCGTCCGTATCGAAGTCGCCCGTGAGCTCGCCGGTATCCTGGCGTGGGAAGAAACCCTTGGGCACCACGACGTACAGGACCACGCTCAGGCACAACACCGCGAGCAGGGACAACATGGTCAGCGGCGCACGGCGCAGGGCGACGACGAGGCTCTTGTCGTAGGCCCTCTGCAGCCTGGCGAAGGCGCGCTCGCTCCACTCGAACACGCGGCCATGCGCGTGACGGGTACTTTCCGGCTTCAGCCACAACGCACACACCATCGGCACGAAGGTCAGCGAGACCACCAGGGAGATCACGATCACCACCGCGAGCGTGACAGCGAACTCGCGCACGAACAGGCCGACGTAGCCGCCCATCAGCAGCAAGGGGATGAATACCGCGATCAGCACGGCGCTCATGGACAGCACGGTCAGGCCGACCTCGCCCGCACCGACGCGTGCCGCTTCGCGCGGCGGCATGCCGTCCTCGATGTGGCGGGCGATGTTCTCCACCACCACCACGGCGTCGTCCACGGTGAAGCCCACCGCGATGGTCAGCGCCATCAGGGACAGGATGTCGAGGCTGTACCCGAGCAGGTACATCACCGTCATCGCGCCCAGCAGCGAAATCGGTGCCACGGCGCTGGCGATCAACGCCGCGCGCACGTCGCGCAGGAACAGCAACATCACCACGACGACCAGCACCACCGCCAGGGCCAGCGTGTGCTCGGCACCGCTCAGCGAACCGCGCACCGAGGTCGCGCGATCGACGATGACGCTGACCTTCATGTCGCCGGGCAAGGACGCCTGCAGCGCCGGAAGCCGTCGCGTGATGCCGTCGATCACTTCGATGATATTGGCGCCGGCCTTGTGCCGGACCAGCGCCAGCACGGCCGGTTCGCCATTGGCGAGCGCGGCGTTGTCGGGTTCGCGCACGGTATTGACGACACGGGCGATATCGCCCAGCGAAACGGCCGTGCCGTCACGCCCGGCAACCACGAGCGAGCGGAACGCATCGGCGGTAGCGAGCTGGCCGTTCGTGGCTACCTGCAGGTAACGGTCACCGACCTCCAACGCGCCGGATGCCTGGTTCGAGACGGCCGCGGCCACGGCGTGACGCAGCTGTTCGAAGCCCACCCCGCGCTGGTTCATCGCGATCGGATCCAGGTCGATGCGGATCGCCGGCACGGAACTGCCGACGAGTTCCACGTCACCCACGCCGTCCACCTGCGCCAGCATCTGGCTGAAGGTCGTCGAGGCCACGGCATACATCTGGCCCGGGCTCGCATCGCGCGAGGTCAGGCTGAGCACAAGCACCGGGGCATCGGCCGAACTCACCGCGCGATACGTCGGGCTGCCCGGCATGTCGGATGGCAAGTCACCGCGAGCGGCATTGATCGCTGCCTGCACGTCGCGGGTGGCGCCCACCACGTTGCGGGAAAAATCGAAGCTGAGGCGGATGTCCGTCGAGCCACTCGTGCTGACCGAGGTCATTTCGGTCACGCCGGCGATGCGCCCCAGCGCCCGTTCGAGCGGGGTCGCGACCGCCGAGACCATCGTGGCGGGACTCGCCCCGGGCAGGCTGGCGGAGACCTTGATGGTCGGCACGTCCACCTCGGGCAGCGAGGCGATCGGCAGCAGCCGCCAGGCCAGCGCGCCGGCGATCACCAGCCCGAGGCACAGCAGCGACGTCGCCACCGGCCGGTCGATGAAGAGCCTGGAGATGTTCATGCCCGCCGACTCACGCCCGCAGCCCGCGACGCTGCAGCACGCGCTCGAAGGCCAGGTAGATCACCGGCGTGGTGAACAGCGTCAGCAACTGGCTCACCAGCAGGCCCCAGAAGATGCCCACGCCGAGCGGATGGCGCAGCTCCGCACCCATGCCGCCGCCCAGCATCAACGGCAACGCGCCGAGCATGGCGGCCAGCGTGGTCATGATGATCGGACGGAAGCGCAGCATGCAGGCCTGCACGATGGCATCGCGCGGCGCCAGCCCCTGCTGCCGCTGCGCGTCGATCGCGAAGTCGATCAGCATGATGGCGTTCTTCTGCACGATGCCGATCAGCAGGATCACGCCGATGAGCGAGATCACGTCAAGCTCGAACCCGCCGATCATCAGCGCCAGCAAGGCGCCGATGCCCGCCGACGGCAGTGTCGACAGGATCGTCAACGGATGGATGTAGCTCTCGTAGAGCACGCCCAGCACGATGTAGACGGTGATCAGCGTGGCGAGGATCAGCCACGGCTGACCATCGCGCGAGGCCTGGAAAGCCTGCGAGGAACCCTGCCAACGCATCTGCATGCTGGCCGGCATCTTCAACTCGCGCCACGCCTTGTCCACGGATTGGATGGCGGCATCCAGCGCGATGCCACGCGCGACGTTGAACGACACCGTCGCTGCCGGCAGCTGGTCGATGCGGGTGACCACCAGCGGCCCTGTGCGCTCGCTGATCTGGGCGATCGACGAGAGCGGAATCAACGTGGACGACGGATCGCTCGCATCCGCGCCGGTCACGCCGGTGCCAGCCTGCGGGGCGAGATAAACCCCACTCATCGCGCCCGCGGTACCGTCGGCGTTGGGAGCCGCTTCAAGGATCACGCGACGCTGGCTGGCGAGGGTCAGCAAGGTGCTCACCTGGCGCTGGCCAAACGCGTTATACAGCGCGTCACCCACGGCGGCCGACGAGATGCCATAGCGACTCGCCAGATCGTGATCGACCTGGACGAAGGCCTCCAGGCCCTTGTCGTGCTGGTCGCTGGTCACACCCGACAACTTGCTGATGTTCTGCAGCGGGCCGACGATGCGCGGCAGCCACTGGGACAACAGCGCGGGGTCCGAATTCTCGACCGAGAACTGATACTGCCCCGGGCTGACGCGATCGTCGATCGTCAGGTCAGGCACGGGTTGCATGTAGAGCGTGATGCCTTCGATCTTGCTGGCGGCATCCGAAAGCCGCTGCATGA
Proteins encoded in this window:
- a CDS encoding efflux RND transporter permease subunit produces the protein MNISRLFIDRPVATSLLCLGLVIAGALAWRLLPIASLPEVDVPTIKVSASLPGASPATMVSAVATPLERALGRIAGVTEMTSVSTSGSTDIRLSFDFSRNVVGATRDVQAAINAARGDLPSDMPGSPTYRAVSSADAPVLVLSLTSRDASPGQMYAVASTTFSQMLAQVDGVGDVELVGSSVPAIRIDLDPIAMNQRGVGFEQLRHAVAAAVSNQASGALEVGDRYLQVATNGQLATADAFRSLVVAGRDGTAVSLGDIARVVNTVREPDNAALANGEPAVLALVRHKAGANIIEVIDGITRRLPALQASLPGDMKVSVIVDRATSVRGSLSGAEHTLALAVVLVVVVMLLFLRDVRAALIASAVAPISLLGAMTVMYLLGYSLDILSLMALTIAVGFTVDDAVVVVENIARHIEDGMPPREAARVGAGEVGLTVLSMSAVLIAVFIPLLLMGGYVGLFVREFAVTLAVVIVISLVVSLTFVPMVCALWLKPESTRHAHGRVFEWSERAFARLQRAYDKSLVVALRRAPLTMLSLLAVLCLSVVLYVVVPKGFFPRQDTGELTGDFDTDGSASFPVAKAKLAVFLDVVRADPAIQSVAGYAEHDSGSLFATLKPLSKRDASADEVAARLNAKLARLSGGTFTVTSVQNIRVGGRRSRASNEYTIQADSPELLRTWAPRIAQAMTTIPQISNVHSDNGGTALATSLDVDRDTAAQYGISYARVDGVLRDAFAGRRAATIFSPSDQIPVLMGVAPEQAQSPEAFNLIQVPGAGRGDVPLLMLGHVRQFNTPLGISHYGQSLSATISFDRAPGVSLSQATQAIQRAVDRTAMPTSVRSTFAGSAGAARQVASSEPALILGAFLTLFIVLGILYESCFHPLTILSTLPSAAVGAVFALIVFRTDLDVIALIGIFALIGIVMKNAIMMVDFALAAQRGSGMTPAEAIQEACRLRFRPILMTSLAVMVAAVPLAISRGNGSEMHAPLGIAMGGGLVVSQLLTLYTTPVVYLYLDRFSRWAARWTQSFRARGDAGWSAGRNGALK